DNA sequence from the Paenibacillus azoreducens genome:
GTTGCGAAATCCATCAAGCATATGGGGCCGTCCGTTGGTATTGCCGTATTTATTATGTCCTTAAGCTTTTTAACGATGCTGCTGTCCAAAGCTCCGATGATGCAGCAATTCGGCTTAACGTTAGCGATTGGTGTCATGTTCTGCTATATCATAGAGATCTGTCTGCTGTTCTCGACCTTTCATTTACTGGATCATAAGCATACGAAACCAGTGAAATCAGTAAAAGATAGTACGTGGCTATCGCGATTTCTCGAAAAATATACCCATTGGGTGGGCAAAATGCCTGTTCCCATTATACTCGTGGCTTTGATTCTATCTGTCATCGGCTTCTCCACGGAGTCATCTATACCGACAGAAACGAACTTGATGAAAATGATCCCGCAGGATTTGAAGGCATTGAAAGATACAAATTCCCTGCAAGACGTTGTAGGCTCTACAATTTATATTACGTATTTGGTCGAAGCGAAAGATGTAACCGATCCGGATACGTTGAATTGGATGAATCGCTTTGAAAACAAGGTTGTGACTCAATATAAAGATGTGGAAGGAGTAACTAGCTTACCAAAGCTCATGCTTCAAATGAATGGAAATCGCGATTTACCCAATGACCAAAAAGAAATTGCGAATCTAATTGAGCAGATGCCTCCTACTCTGCTGAAATCTATCGTTACTACAAACAAGCATTATGCGACGATCCAGTTTAAAATAAATAAAGATTTGGCATCGTCTGAGCAGTTGGCGCTAATGAATACCATTACACAACATATTGATGCCAGCGACGGGATTAAGGTGAGCCCAGTTGGTACTCAAGTCATGATGCTGCATGGGATAGATAATGTGAGTGCGAATCATAACTTAATCACGATTACAGGTTTATCGATTATTTTCATAGGTTTATTATTGGTCTATAGACGTTTGAAATACGCCCTTTATTCTTTACTGCCTATTGTCTTAGTCCTTGGATTTTCGCCAGGTACCCTGCATGTATTGGACCTATCCTATAACCCGCTTACAATTGCGCTAAGCTGTTTAGTCCTAGGCATAGGAACCGAATTCACAATTCTGATCATGGAAAGATATCGAGAAGAAAAATCGAAAGGATTATCTACAAAAGAAGCGATAACCGTATCCTTATCCAAAGTTGGGCAAGCGATTACTGTATCCGGCCTAACCGTTATGATCGGGTTCTCTACTTTACTATTTGTAAGCTTCCCTGTACTCCGATCATTTGGGATAACAACGGTTATCGACACACTGTATTCCTTGATCTGTGCCATAACGATCTTACCTGCTATCATCATTTTATTTCGCAAAAAGAAAAGATCTAAACGGTGATGAAGTAAATAAAAACTATTACAGATTGTCCCATTTACCCATTCGTAGTTTACAATATAAATATCGATTAACAAAATTTAAAGAGGCGGCTTATCGTAGCCGCCTCTTTTTGAAGATTATAGAATTTATAAATTTTCTTGCTACGCTGAACAATTCTATAATCGCAAGAAAAACATCCGCTAAATGCGGTCTGTCTTCCTAGAAAGTACGTCGATAGACGTTTTTCTTATTTGCATTATCAACTAATTGTCCATGACCATAAACATCCCTGTCATTCCAGGCGAATGGTCTTTGAATCCGAATGTTTCGTAAAACTTATCTTTTCCTTATGATGCGATTTGATACAAAAAGCTGAATTTAAACCTTAACCCAAAAAAGCAATAGAGCGTTTTACTTTTCTTGCAAAATCAACGGGATTATCGATCGATTCCCAGTGAATATACATAAGACGAGGTTCCTCAAACAGCCAGTGATTATGAACAGCCGTTACTTTAATCCCGTTTTTTCGAAGATTTGACAGTAATCGATTCACTTGGTTTTGGAAGAGAGCCGTTTCCCCTAAACAGAGTGCGCGTCCTGAACTGTCCAATGATTCAAACGAGAACAGCTGATAACGGATCAATGGGGATGTGGTACGTTTTCCTAAAACAGATGCTCTAAATTTCCTATTTCTGGTAACGAAACAAACCGGACCTTTTGTAATGGAATGCTCTGTTCCACCTAAAATGGTTGAAAATTGATTACATAGTTTTATAAAGCGGGGACTTGCTTTAGCTTGTTCAGACATACATTATCATCCTTTCATTAAATGATCGTTACACCTTCAATTCGGGCCGCATCAACCTAAGAATGCGATGGATTCTTTGGTTCTTCTAGCAAACACGACAGGATTCATAGTGGCTTCCCAATGCATATACATTAACCGGGGGTTTTCATTTAGCCAGTGATTATGGACCGCAGTCACTTTAATCCCGCGTTTACGAAGATTCGATATCAGTCGATTAACCTGATTTTGGTGTACGGCAGTCTCACCCAAACAAAGCGCGCGACCCGACTTATCAAGAGATTCAAACGAAAACATTTGCATTTGGACTAATGGGGAACGCGTTCTTCTTCCCAAGATCGTTTCCCTTAGGTTCGTCATCCGCGTGACAAAACAAACCGGACCTTCATCAACCTCCGATACGCCGCCTAATATTCTTCCAAATTGAGTACAAAGCTTTTTGAATTGTGGGCTTACCTTCACTTGTTGTGCCATATAAATCCTCCCTTTCATCATGTTCGGTTTATCCTATGACGAAAGATATAAACGGACTTGGATGACTATTCATATTATAAAAACTATTTGTAAAAGAGCCTAAGCGGAATACAGCTCTATTTAGAGATTTGCTCGTCAGTGTACCTTTATTTAATAAGGGGACTAGTCATTTGGGACCAGAAGATAGAGTCGCATTCTTCCCGGTTTGATGAGCAGGTCTGGTGCAGAAATAGGCACCTTTTTCAGAACGACATAATATTCTACATTAGTTTACTAAAGGGAGAGCCCTAATGAAAAAGAACTTAACTTATGATTACATTGTTGTTGGCACGGGTCCGGCAGGTTCTGTCATCGCGAAGACGCTTTCTGACGACAAACGAACCTCCGTACTTGTCTTGGAAGCGGGGGGAAACCATGATAAAGATAAACCGATCAAGGATTCCACTTTTGCACCGGAACTTGAAGAAAGCTTTTCCCCAAATTATTTTTGGCAAGGTGAAGGTGTTCCCCTAGAAGGCCTGGATGGCCGCACATTCGAGTGGACTACGGGACGTCTCTCAGGAGGCGGGTCTTCTATAAATGGAGAGCAATATGTGCGTCCGACAGCAGCTGTACTCAAAAAATGGGAAAGACTGCTTGGGCCTCTATGGTCACCTGATAAAGCCATACGGCGTTTCAAACAGTTGGAAAATTTCAATGGATCAACGACAAATCGGGCTGCGCATGGTTATAAAGGAAGAGTGGATATCAGGCAAGCGCCCGAAAATCCAACATCAATGGCTCAAAAATTGGCAACGGCAATCGAGCGGGCTTCAGGTTATCCTATAATTCTTGACTATAATGATCCTGATACCCCCCTTGGACCGTTCACACGCTGGCAATTATACCAACAACCTGACGGCCTTAGGGAAAGCTCATCTACAGCCTTTTTATCTTCGGATATTATGACGCCTTCAGGCGTAGGGGTTAATAATCGTAAACTAACCGTATTGTTCAGGACAACGGCTCTTCGGATTCTCTTTTCCGGCAAACGTGCCATTGGAATTGAATTTTTGAAGGATGGTAAATGCACCCGTGCGTATTCGCGTAAAAAGGTTATCTTATCGGCAGGAATCAACAGCCCGCAGATCTTGATGCTGTCCGGGATCGGATCCGCTAAAATGTTAAAAAAGTCAGGTATCGCTGTCGTTTTTAATAATCCAAACGTAGGGCAGCGATTAAAAAATCACACGTTAAACTTCGCTGTATTTGCTGTCAATTCAAATGATCGTCCCCTCCCTGTCCAAGATTCTAATGCACTTTATACAGGAGGAGCTTTTCTACCGGATCCATCCGGTAATAATCCAGAAGAGCGGGCCGTTCAACTGCTCGGTATCGGAGCCGATGAACAATTGACAATAGCGATTCTGTATTTACGGCCTAGGAGCAAAGGGAATATCCGCATACAGAGCAAAGATCCGCTAAACATTGTATTGGCAGACGAAGGATTTCTTTCTGATCCGGACGACATGGAGGCTGTAAAAAGGATTTATCGAATTTATATCAAGAATATCGCTCAGGAGCTATCACGAATCGATCCTTCATATCAGCTCCTCTCGCCTACATTAGATATAATTGATGATGATGAGAAGCTCGAAGAATTCATTAAAGAAAATTTCGATCATAATCATCATCAGCAAGGGTTTTTGCGAATGGCTCCTTTGTCAAAAGGGGGAGTCGTTGATTCTAGGGGAAATGTGCATGGGGTCAAGGATTTGATCGTTGCAGATGCTTCCATTATCCCTTTTACAGTCGATGGAAACACCTCTTCGGCTGCATATCTCATCGGCTATACAATCGCGAAGCAATTACGCAAAAAAACAACCCGTAATAAAAAGCAGCGAACGCGAACAGAATGGACGGAAGAGTAAATTCCAAAGGGGCTATCCAGCCCCTTTATGAAGTTTTCCTCTCATAGTTAAAACCCATTACTATAAATGGAATAGTTACTTGCTTGGCTTACCCTAGCTTGATAAATGGAAAAAACCGCTTTAGTTATACGAACTTAATTCGTTGGACATGTTATATTTAGGATTTAAAAATTGGAAATGAATAAGGAAAAGAGGTATCCAGCAGGAAGCATTAGCCTACTCCGTTTATGTCGCCGGGGAGCATATTGAAAACCTTGATGAGATCAAACCTGTAATTTATGATAATTATCGCTTGGTGGTCTGCTCAATCGAAAGTCCGGTTTATAATATCTCATACAAAAAAGCTTTTCATAGCCACCCTTTCGGGCGTATAAAAAGCTTTTCTGCTTTGCAGCGTCTATCGCTTTCGTTTAAAACTTTTCAGGAAACTGTTTGACGATGCCTTCTGTCAGGATATCCGCTAAATGAATCATATGGATCTCGTTTTTGTCGGTTGCTGCAATATCCGCTTTCCAATCTCCTTTGAGACAATCAAGGACTATTTCCGTAATCAACTGAAGGTGCGTATACAGCATATCTTGCAGCATTTTAAACTGCCAGTTCGGATTCGCTGCGCTTAAAAATTTGGCGATATCGTCGGCGTTTCTATGCCAATCCGCCTCTAACTTTTTTACATCCGCCTGATTTCCCGCTTTGGCCGCCGCTACAATTTTCCCTGCGATCAGAATATGCTCTCTCAGAAGATCAGCCAACTTATTGCCGGCGGCTTCTCCATAATAAGGCTTGATCACGTTGCCTATGTCCTGCTGGTTTCGCAAAAGCCGGTCCAATACGTCCTTCACATCCGGTCGATTGGAAACGGCGCTGACAATAAAGCTTCTCGTCCATATCGTATGGTCAATCCAAACCTTCTGCATATCGGTTTTCAGCTGCACCATTTTGGGACTGAGGCAAACCAAAACCTTCTCCTGATCTACCTTCGCTTGCGCGGATGCTACTGGCGTCGTGCTAATAACAAGCGCTAGGGTTAACGGCAACGCTAGCAACCATTTATTTTTCATATTCATCTACTCCTCTGTAACTCTGAAATAATACGGGCTGTCTTATTATGGGTGAAGTATCCGATTTTATACAGAGGATTAATTACAGTGTGTTCTCCGGTCACAACATTATTTTGTTCGGACAAACGCATGTTGGGGGGTAAAATGCCCAAATTTCAAATCTCTTCCAATACAGAGTTGTACTCGCCTAATTATAAAAATATGGTAAAAATGTCCAAGATAAATACGCTTAGTCCCATATAATAAAATTGGATTTAACCCAATTCTTATGGAGGTGGATCAATTTTGCAATTCATTCATCCAATTTCAGAAGATACTATAAGACCACATATGGGTAAAAGAGTTTGTGCTGTTCTATGTAATGGGACTTATTATTACGGTGTAGTCACGGATGTACGTGACGGCCATTTAGTTTTAGGTGGTAAAAGTCCCCAAACTGCAACATGTAGATCGAAAATAACAAAACCAGAAACCAAATCAAAAGCGGTTACTATTTCTCAATTTTTCCCCGGCGCTTTAGCACTCTCTTTAGGAACACTTGCCTTTTTGTTTTTAATTTAACTGAAGCGGAGCAATTAAAATCGATTTCGGACAATATGGCTTATGGAACCTTCCTATTCCTTACAAATCTGAAGAGCGTATAT
Encoded proteins:
- a CDS encoding efflux RND transporter permease subunit, which gives rise to MERLFTKFGDFIIRRSKLTIIVITILTVFCSLGLPKLEMQMGNNVFVNEASDVFKRTTTYQEQFGGESIFIMISGDPKVLISQRTSQEIVRFAQKAGQIEDITGSMHYISLMNEMLAMEHPSLPLGEDEASRSKLLNTIMAAISEQDQRSIQQSMMKNLTDQQRTDLQNYTLSQLTKNQQQQLAAKMANLGEKNTVGQQNAILNGLLTKQQNDAIAIYAQGLLTPQQQSAMASQVVQALPAVQDMDDNLLQQLVFSDKGKIPSQLMTMIPDNGKHILIVLNTSKNTDILTYSRINRELNQLIDSSNFESKITVKAGGMPVVLGEVKDEVISTMAIMLAIAVVLMIVVLFLVFPVRRRVLSLAFVLVGLIWTFGFMGWAGLPITVATMATLPIIIGLGTDFGVQFHNRYEEELKISNYNATAAVAKSIKHMGPSVGIAVFIMSLSFLTMLLSKAPMMQQFGLTLAIGVMFCYIIEICLLFSTFHLLDHKHTKPVKSVKDSTWLSRFLEKYTHWVGKMPVPIILVALILSVIGFSTESSIPTETNLMKMIPQDLKALKDTNSLQDVVGSTIYITYLVEAKDVTDPDTLNWMNRFENKVVTQYKDVEGVTSLPKLMLQMNGNRDLPNDQKEIANLIEQMPPTLLKSIVTTNKHYATIQFKINKDLASSEQLALMNTITQHIDASDGIKVSPVGTQVMMLHGIDNVSANHNLITITGLSIIFIGLLLVYRRLKYALYSLLPIVLVLGFSPGTLHVLDLSYNPLTIALSCLVLGIGTEFTILIMERYREEKSKGLSTKEAITVSLSKVGQAITVSGLTVMIGFSTLLFVSFPVLRSFGITTVIDTLYSLICAITILPAIIILFRKKKRSKR
- a CDS encoding DUF1259 domain-containing protein, whose amino-acid sequence is MSEQAKASPRFIKLCNQFSTILGGTEHSITKGPVCFVTRNRKFRASVLGKRTTSPLIRYQLFSFESLDSSGRALCLGETALFQNQVNRLLSNLRKNGIKVTAVHNHWLFEEPRLMYIHWESIDNPVDFARKVKRSIAFLG
- a CDS encoding DUF1259 domain-containing protein, with the translated sequence MAQQVKVSPQFKKLCTQFGRILGGVSEVDEGPVCFVTRMTNLRETILGRRTRSPLVQMQMFSFESLDKSGRALCLGETAVHQNQVNRLISNLRKRGIKVTAVHNHWLNENPRLMYMHWEATMNPVVFARRTKESIAFLG
- a CDS encoding GMC family oxidoreductase is translated as MKKNLTYDYIVVGTGPAGSVIAKTLSDDKRTSVLVLEAGGNHDKDKPIKDSTFAPELEESFSPNYFWQGEGVPLEGLDGRTFEWTTGRLSGGGSSINGEQYVRPTAAVLKKWERLLGPLWSPDKAIRRFKQLENFNGSTTNRAAHGYKGRVDIRQAPENPTSMAQKLATAIERASGYPIILDYNDPDTPLGPFTRWQLYQQPDGLRESSSTAFLSSDIMTPSGVGVNNRKLTVLFRTTALRILFSGKRAIGIEFLKDGKCTRAYSRKKVILSAGINSPQILMLSGIGSAKMLKKSGIAVVFNNPNVGQRLKNHTLNFAVFAVNSNDRPLPVQDSNALYTGGAFLPDPSGNNPEERAVQLLGIGADEQLTIAILYLRPRSKGNIRIQSKDPLNIVLADEGFLSDPDDMEAVKRIYRIYIKNIAQELSRIDPSYQLLSPTLDIIDDDEKLEEFIKENFDHNHHQQGFLRMAPLSKGGVVDSRGNVHGVKDLIVADASIIPFTVDGNTSSAAYLIGYTIAKQLRKKTTRNKKQRTRTEWTEE
- a CDS encoding glycosyltransferase, with the protein product MKNKWLLALPLTLALVISTTPVASAQAKVDQEKVLVCLSPKMVQLKTDMQKVWIDHTIWTRSFIVSAVSNRPDVKDVLDRLLRNQQDIGNVIKPYYGEAAGNKLADLLREHILIAGKIVAAAKAGNQADVKKLEADWHRNADDIAKFLSAANPNWQFKMLQDMLYTHLQLITEIVLDCLKGDWKADIAATDKNEIHMIHLADILTEGIVKQFPEKF